A single window of uncultured Pseudodesulfovibrio sp. DNA harbors:
- a CDS encoding MATE family efflux transporter, with protein sequence MILMKRWHAKGGYKEALVIGLPLVVSMVSSTVMTFTDRMFLGNYSTESLGASVPASIVAFMFLAFFLGVAQYAGVFVAQYTGSGRPLEVGRSLWQGLWFCVPSWMILASLWFIARPLFEMSGHPAAIMELEIAYFRILIVGSGAFVVSGCLSCFYSGRGMTKPIMLVSLLAMTLNVPLDYCLINGIGPFPELGIVGAGIATVIGYIVPVICYSFMVFTDKNEKKYRVRSAWRFDPELFKRFLRFGVPGGVEFFLDLFAFSFFVLMVGRFGPVELASTNAVFSIYTLAFLPTIGLHVAASIMVGQAMGDKNPDMAAYATKSVLHLAMAYMGAMALMFVVFPEALMELFKAHGETQIEFNAVLTMGVMLMRYAAVFTMVDAVAIVYVGGLKGAGDTKFVMKTMIMTSMFCVVFPLIVLNALDIKGIHGPWICILSYVLVLATTYTTRFRKGPWRDIRVISD encoded by the coding sequence ATGATTTTGATGAAGCGATGGCATGCAAAAGGTGGGTATAAAGAGGCCCTGGTAATAGGCCTTCCGCTTGTGGTGAGCATGGTATCTTCAACCGTTATGACATTTACTGATCGTATGTTTCTGGGAAACTATTCTACGGAATCATTGGGTGCATCTGTTCCAGCGAGTATTGTCGCTTTCATGTTTTTAGCGTTTTTTCTTGGTGTCGCTCAATACGCTGGTGTATTTGTCGCACAGTATACAGGGTCAGGAAGGCCTTTAGAGGTTGGCCGGTCTCTTTGGCAGGGATTGTGGTTCTGTGTGCCTTCTTGGATGATTCTGGCTTCTTTGTGGTTCATAGCGCGACCTCTTTTTGAAATGAGTGGCCACCCTGCTGCAATAATGGAGTTGGAAATAGCCTATTTTCGGATTTTGATTGTGGGTAGTGGCGCTTTTGTGGTGAGCGGATGTCTGTCGTGTTTTTATTCTGGCCGCGGTATGACGAAACCGATCATGCTTGTGAGTCTTCTGGCAATGACCTTGAATGTCCCTTTGGATTATTGTCTCATCAATGGAATTGGACCGTTTCCTGAACTCGGTATTGTTGGTGCGGGGATAGCGACAGTTATTGGGTATATAGTTCCAGTCATATGTTATTCCTTTATGGTGTTTACTGATAAAAATGAAAAGAAATACCGGGTTCGTTCTGCGTGGAGATTTGACCCGGAGCTATTTAAACGGTTTTTGCGGTTTGGAGTACCCGGCGGCGTCGAATTTTTCCTTGATCTCTTTGCTTTTTCGTTTTTTGTACTCATGGTTGGGCGTTTTGGCCCCGTAGAGTTAGCGTCCACGAATGCCGTGTTTTCCATTTATACTCTGGCGTTTTTGCCAACCATTGGGCTGCACGTTGCTGCAAGTATTATGGTTGGTCAGGCTATGGGCGACAAGAATCCGGACATGGCTGCTTATGCGACTAAATCAGTTTTGCATCTGGCAATGGCATACATGGGTGCTATGGCATTGATGTTTGTTGTTTTTCCTGAGGCACTTATGGAACTGTTTAAGGCGCATGGAGAAACCCAGATTGAGTTTAATGCTGTCTTGACCATGGGTGTAATGCTCATGCGTTATGCAGCGGTCTTTACGATGGTTGATGCGGTGGCAATTGTATATGTGGGAGGGCTTAAAGGGGCTGGTGATACAAAATTCGTTATGAAGACCATGATAATGACTTCGATGTTTTGTGTAGTATTTCCACTTATTGTGTTGAATGCTCTGGATATCAAGGGCATTCATGGACCTTGGATATGCATCCTTTCATACGTTTTGGTACTTGCGACAACATATACAACTCGATTTCGTAAAGGTCCTTGGAGAGATATTCGCGTTATCTCAGATTGA
- a CDS encoding MarR family winged helix-turn-helix transcriptional regulator: protein MPNSEDSSFFSHISNFRRLYAKALTTRLEPYQVRPGYIDILNRLWKQDNITQKQLHAQLAIEQATLSNSLKRMERDGLIHRKRDPKDRRLSHIVLTEHAKSLEPTILSAIVELQSVINVGLTINDRRYFNRILKQMTTHLESDIDDPCLVLLDEIAEE from the coding sequence ATGCCAAATTCTGAAGATTCCTCCTTTTTTTCTCACATCTCGAATTTTCGCCGCCTTTACGCAAAAGCACTCACCACACGTCTTGAGCCATATCAGGTGCGCCCTGGGTATATCGATATTCTCAACCGGCTTTGGAAGCAGGACAACATCACGCAAAAGCAACTTCATGCGCAACTCGCCATTGAGCAAGCCACACTTTCCAACTCATTAAAACGTATGGAAAGGGATGGGTTGATTCATCGCAAGCGCGACCCAAAGGATCGCCGTCTTTCACACATCGTCCTGACAGAACACGCAAAATCTCTTGAGCCTACAATTCTGTCAGCAATTGTAGAACTTCAATCTGTGATAAACGTTGGCCTGACTATCAATGATAGGCGATATTTTAATCGGATACTCAAGCAAATGACCACTCATTTGGAATCGGACATAGATGACCCATGCCTTGTACTTCTCGATGAAATCGCTGAAGAGTAA
- a CDS encoding helix-turn-helix domain-containing protein: protein MDNKEAPKPPTLFTVREVADFLRVHQRTAYRLITGGSIKAIKIGSQWRVPEKDLLEFIESGWKAAASKDKDAKKPDQFKLPLD, encoded by the coding sequence ATGGACAACAAAGAAGCACCCAAGCCCCCGACCCTATTCACCGTACGTGAAGTTGCGGACTTTTTGCGGGTGCACCAGAGAACAGCATACAGACTGATTACTGGTGGAAGCATCAAAGCGATCAAAATCGGCAGTCAATGGAGAGTGCCTGAAAAAGATCTGCTGGAATTTATAGAGAGTGGATGGAAGGCTGCCGCGTCTAAGGATAAAGACGCCAAAAAGCCTGATCAATTCAAACTCCCCTTGGATTAA
- a CDS encoding ATP-dependent 6-phosphofructokinase, with protein MAKNNLNFMTDIPALGPAKVKTPVRNPRYVDESKPVTLMLTDEEMREIKTGVLQKEFEKAGPREKLYFDPSKTRCAIVTCGGLCPGINDVIRSIVNEAHYHYGIRTVFGISNGLRGFIPDYGYEIKELTPQNVSHIHQFGGTILGSSRGLQDAEEIVDSLERLNVNILFVIGGDGSMRAAKSIVEEVSNRKRKIAVIGIPKTIDNDINFITRSFGFDTAVEKATEAIQCAHVEATGVDKGVGIVRLMGREAGFIAAQATLALQEVNFLLVPEKKFALEGDNGLLQAVERRLHDRDHAIIVCAEGAGQDLLGEKLKRDPSGNPKLGDICGFIINGLKDHFHKRDLEVNIKFIDPSYIIRSVPANAGDRIYCGFLGQNAVHAAMAGKTGMVVTRLKSSLVHLPLDLVTVKRRSINTHSDYWCAVMESTGQHTYME; from the coding sequence ATGGCAAAGAATAATCTGAATTTTATGACAGATATACCTGCTTTGGGACCTGCAAAGGTAAAAACGCCAGTGAGGAATCCTCGGTATGTCGATGAGTCAAAGCCGGTAACACTCATGCTGACAGATGAGGAAATGCGTGAAATTAAGACCGGCGTCCTTCAAAAGGAATTTGAGAAAGCGGGCCCTCGCGAAAAATTGTATTTTGACCCGTCAAAGACCCGTTGCGCCATCGTAACCTGTGGAGGTCTTTGTCCGGGAATCAATGATGTTATTCGTTCAATCGTCAATGAGGCGCATTACCACTATGGTATCCGGACTGTCTTCGGGATCTCCAACGGACTACGAGGATTTATCCCTGATTATGGATATGAAATTAAGGAACTGACTCCGCAGAACGTGTCTCATATTCATCAGTTTGGAGGTACGATTCTTGGTTCCTCCCGTGGCCTACAAGATGCTGAAGAAATTGTCGATTCCTTAGAACGCCTAAATGTAAACATCCTTTTCGTAATCGGTGGTGATGGGTCCATGCGTGCTGCAAAATCCATTGTCGAAGAAGTCTCCAACCGAAAACGAAAGATTGCAGTTATAGGTATCCCCAAGACCATCGATAACGATATCAATTTTATAACCCGCTCTTTCGGATTTGATACTGCCGTTGAAAAGGCAACCGAAGCTATTCAGTGCGCTCATGTTGAAGCTACCGGAGTAGATAAAGGCGTTGGAATCGTTCGACTAATGGGCCGAGAAGCTGGGTTTATTGCGGCACAGGCTACGCTTGCTCTTCAGGAAGTCAATTTTCTGCTGGTTCCAGAAAAGAAGTTTGCGCTTGAAGGTGACAATGGTTTGTTGCAGGCCGTTGAAAGGCGTTTGCATGATCGAGACCATGCAATCATTGTGTGTGCAGAAGGTGCCGGTCAGGATCTACTCGGCGAAAAATTAAAGCGAGATCCGTCAGGAAATCCCAAGTTGGGCGACATTTGTGGATTTATCATTAATGGTTTGAAAGATCATTTTCACAAGCGGGATCTGGAAGTGAATATTAAATTCATTGATCCTAGTTACATAATACGGTCTGTTCCTGCCAATGCCGGGGATAGAATTTATTGTGGGTTTCTTGGACAGAATGCAGTGCATGCGGCCATGGCTGGGAAAACCGGTATGGTTGTCACGAGATTAAAATCAAGCTTGGTGCATTTGCCCCTTGATTTGGTGACAGTCAAACGGCGCAGTATCAATACTCACTCGGATTACTGGTGTGCAGTTATGGAATCTACTGGACAGCATACCTACATGGAATAA
- the rfaE1 gene encoding D-glycero-beta-D-manno-heptose-7-phosphate kinase, producing the protein MSRDMIRNAVASLVGHKVLIIGDLMLDHYLIGNVDRISPEAPVPVVNVNKESVVLGGAGNVGRNIADLGGAPLLISVVGDDRDGALLDDLCNEAGIETRIIRDANRPTTKKTRIIAHNQQVVRVDHELAIPLCDEAYNELFTILESVVNDYPVVILSDYGKGFISRTFMDRFMALVDTCSVRPQVLVDPKTVNYDLYQGVDLLTPNTKEAGEGALMTVTDRESVLEAGEALFKRLNCNNLLITLGPDGMALFEGKDSVSHIPTFARKVFDVTGAGDTVIATTALALSAGFDLLTSCTLANYAAGVVVAQVGAATTRPEELLESVDELPEPKVSQWK; encoded by the coding sequence ATGTCACGAGATATGATTCGAAACGCTGTTGCTTCGCTGGTTGGTCACAAGGTGCTGATAATCGGTGATCTTATGCTTGACCATTACCTGATTGGCAATGTGGACCGTATTTCACCAGAGGCTCCCGTGCCAGTGGTGAACGTGAACAAGGAATCTGTGGTCCTGGGCGGAGCAGGTAATGTCGGCCGCAATATCGCAGATCTTGGTGGCGCCCCCTTGCTTATTTCCGTGGTTGGTGATGATCGAGACGGTGCGCTCCTTGATGATCTTTGCAATGAAGCGGGAATTGAAACGCGGATTATTCGCGACGCAAACCGCCCCACCACAAAGAAAACACGTATTATAGCACATAATCAACAGGTGGTTCGTGTTGATCATGAATTGGCCATTCCCTTATGTGATGAAGCGTATAATGAACTGTTTACCATCCTTGAATCTGTGGTGAATGACTACCCTGTCGTAATCTTGTCTGATTATGGCAAAGGGTTCATCTCCCGTACATTTATGGATCGTTTTATGGCCCTTGTGGACACATGTTCAGTGCGGCCGCAGGTTTTGGTTGATCCAAAGACCGTGAATTATGATTTGTACCAAGGTGTTGATCTTCTGACTCCCAATACAAAGGAGGCAGGTGAAGGCGCTCTTATGACAGTGACAGATCGTGAATCCGTTTTGGAAGCTGGTGAAGCATTATTTAAACGGTTGAATTGTAACAACCTCCTGATCACGCTCGGCCCTGATGGTATGGCTTTGTTTGAAGGAAAAGACTCAGTAAGCCACATTCCTACATTTGCCCGTAAGGTTTTTGATGTGACTGGTGCCGGTGACACCGTTATCGCGACCACTGCACTGGCCCTTTCCGCCGGGTTTGATTTGCTGACTTCATGTACATTGGCGAACTATGCAGCTGGGGTGGTTGTGGCTCAAGTCGGTGCGGCAACGACTCGCCCTGAAGAACTGCTTGAATCAGTCGATGAGTTGCCGGAACCGAAAGTATCTCAGTGGAAATAA
- a CDS encoding ParB/RepB/Spo0J family partition protein: MTSGNRGLGRGLDALLGGVREDEKVTSDSAEVRMIPVGAISPNPHQPRREFSEEGLIDLAASIKTRGVLQPVLVRSLSDTTYELVAGERRLRASKRAGLTEIPTLIREMSDQESLAIALIENLQREDLNAVEEALGYQRLQQEFGLSQEELARQVGKSRSAVANSLRLLNLPESVQADIQQGAISAGHGRAIMAVADAETQESLHHRIVENGLTVRQAEAQATFFKQNGRLPGAEEIGSEVAAKSGKAKSKPLDPRLSDLQQSLSDMLGVKVKIAGSPEKGKVTVSYGSANELRLIAEKLGVSFV; this comes from the coding sequence ATGACATCTGGTAATCGGGGATTGGGTCGAGGCCTGGATGCCCTTTTGGGTGGAGTCCGAGAGGACGAAAAAGTGACCTCGGATTCCGCAGAGGTTCGGATGATCCCTGTCGGGGCTATCTCCCCTAACCCACATCAGCCTCGCCGTGAGTTTTCCGAAGAAGGCCTGATTGATTTGGCCGCATCCATTAAGACTCGTGGCGTACTCCAGCCTGTGCTTGTGCGTTCCCTGAGTGACACTACCTATGAATTGGTTGCTGGTGAGCGCCGTTTGCGTGCTTCAAAAAGAGCCGGTTTAACCGAGATTCCGACATTAATTCGTGAAATGTCAGATCAGGAAAGTTTGGCCATAGCACTGATCGAAAACTTGCAGCGGGAAGATCTGAACGCTGTAGAAGAGGCCTTGGGGTATCAGCGGTTGCAGCAGGAGTTCGGGTTGAGTCAGGAAGAGCTGGCCCGTCAGGTCGGCAAGAGTCGTTCGGCTGTAGCCAACTCCCTGCGTCTGCTGAATTTACCCGAAAGTGTGCAGGCAGACATTCAACAAGGGGCTATTTCTGCGGGGCATGGTCGTGCTATAATGGCCGTTGCTGATGCGGAAACGCAAGAATCCTTGCACCATCGGATTGTAGAAAATGGGTTGACTGTTCGCCAAGCTGAGGCTCAGGCGACGTTCTTTAAACAGAATGGGCGTTTACCTGGTGCAGAAGAAATTGGTTCAGAGGTTGCGGCGAAGTCCGGCAAGGCCAAATCGAAACCCTTGGACCCCCGTCTCTCTGATTTGCAGCAATCGCTATCTGATATGCTGGGAGTTAAAGTTAAAATCGCCGGTTCTCCCGAAAAAGGCAAAGTTACAGTGAGTTATGGCTCCGCAAATGAGTTGCGGTTGATTGCTGAAAAGCTTGGTGTATCGTTTGTCTAA
- a CDS encoding AAA family ATPase, with product MARRIVVANQKGGVGKTTTSVNLAASLAVMEKKVLLVDCDPQGNASSGLGFYPADQRENIYSVLFDPKKIGKAICETGVPYLDLLPGTQDLVGAEIELVDKFGREYYLRELLETVDEEYDFIIIDCPPSLGLLTVNALCAAKEMLVPLQCEYYALEGIAQLLMTYELVRKRLNTDLGILGVVLTMYDSRNRLSWQVKNEVRKAFPQHLFETIIPRNVRLSEAPSFGKPVINYDIKSRGAEAYLALAQEVAKSTAAVG from the coding sequence GTGGCACGAAGAATTGTTGTAGCAAATCAAAAAGGTGGGGTTGGCAAGACAACAACCTCAGTCAACCTTGCGGCGTCATTGGCTGTGATGGAAAAAAAGGTCTTGTTGGTCGATTGTGACCCTCAGGGAAATGCCTCAAGCGGCCTTGGGTTTTACCCCGCGGATCAGCGTGAGAATATTTATTCCGTCCTGTTCGATCCTAAAAAAATTGGCAAAGCTATTTGTGAGACCGGGGTTCCCTATTTGGATTTGCTTCCGGGTACGCAGGACTTGGTCGGTGCTGAGATCGAGTTGGTCGATAAGTTTGGGCGCGAATATTATTTGCGAGAACTGCTGGAAACGGTTGATGAGGAATATGATTTTATTATTATCGACTGCCCTCCCTCCCTCGGCCTTTTGACCGTGAATGCCTTGTGCGCAGCCAAAGAGATGTTGGTTCCGTTGCAGTGTGAGTATTACGCATTGGAAGGCATTGCGCAGTTGCTCATGACGTACGAGTTGGTTCGAAAACGTCTGAACACGGATTTGGGCATTTTGGGGGTCGTCTTGACAATGTATGATTCCAGAAACAGGTTGTCTTGGCAGGTGAAGAATGAGGTGCGCAAAGCATTCCCTCAACACCTCTTTGAGACAATAATCCCGAGAAACGTCCGACTGTCAGAAGCACCGAGCTTTGGAAAACCCGTGATCAACTATGATATAAAATCACGTGGCGCAGAAGCTTATTTGGCTCTGGCTCAAGAAGTGGCAAAGAGTACGGCTGCGGTGGGTTGA
- a CDS encoding NAD-dependent epimerase, with amino-acid sequence MKILVTGAAGFIGFHLSRRLIGEGHEVVGLDNLNDYYDVNLKKARLAVLQESDLFRYVNINLQDDQPMSDLFAQEKFTHVVNLAAQAGVRYSIENPKSYIDSNVVGFLNILEGCRHNKVEHLVYASSSSVYGMNTKMPLNPHEGVDHPMSLYAATKKSNEMMSHSYSSLYDLPTTGLRFFTVYGPWGRPDMALFLFTKNILEEKPINVFNYGKMMRDFTYIDDIVEGVVRVVKKTATPNENWDGNNPDPCTSKVPYRVYNIGNNAVVELSRYIEVIEEVVGKKAIYNYMPMQPGDVPATEADVSDLVKDVDFKPDTSIEVGIRNFIDWYREYYQK; translated from the coding sequence ATGAAGATACTTGTTACCGGCGCAGCCGGGTTCATTGGCTTTCATCTTTCCAGGCGTTTGATTGGCGAAGGCCATGAAGTCGTTGGTCTGGATAACCTGAATGACTACTATGATGTGAATCTCAAGAAAGCTCGTTTGGCTGTTTTACAGGAAAGCGATCTTTTCAGATATGTGAATATCAACTTGCAGGATGATCAGCCCATGAGTGATCTTTTTGCACAAGAGAAATTTACGCATGTGGTTAACTTGGCTGCTCAAGCCGGTGTCAGATATTCCATCGAGAATCCCAAGTCGTATATCGATTCCAATGTTGTTGGCTTTCTGAACATCCTTGAAGGCTGCCGGCACAATAAGGTCGAACATTTGGTCTACGCTTCTAGTAGTTCGGTGTACGGCATGAATACGAAAATGCCGTTGAATCCACATGAGGGTGTTGATCATCCCATGAGCTTGTACGCTGCGACAAAGAAATCTAATGAGATGATGTCGCACTCCTACTCAAGTCTGTATGACTTGCCCACAACTGGCCTGCGCTTCTTCACAGTGTATGGTCCTTGGGGGCGTCCTGATATGGCTCTCTTTTTGTTCACCAAGAACATTCTTGAAGAAAAACCGATCAATGTCTTTAACTATGGAAAGATGATGCGTGATTTCACGTACATTGACGACATTGTTGAAGGCGTGGTTCGTGTCGTCAAGAAAACCGCGACACCGAATGAAAATTGGGATGGCAACAATCCTGATCCGTGTACGAGTAAAGTGCCCTACCGCGTCTATAATATAGGTAATAACGCAGTCGTTGAATTGTCTCGGTACATTGAAGTGATCGAAGAAGTTGTCGGCAAGAAAGCCATTTATAACTATATGCCTATGCAGCCTGGTGATGTCCCGGCAACGGAGGCAGACGTGAGTGATCTGGTTAAAGACGTTGATTTCAAACCGGACACTTCTATTGAAGTAGGTATTCGCAATTTTATCGACTGGTACCGTGAGTATTACCAGAAATAG
- the coaBC gene encoding bifunctional phosphopantothenoylcysteine decarboxylase/phosphopantothenate--cysteine ligase CoaBC, translated as MQPHYTFAGFMGKRVHLGVTGSIAAYKMLDLVRSFQEADCMVSATLTESCTRFIQPLSFEALDASPVYTRMFEDTPGSETAFDHLEPGQVADVMLIAPASANTMAKLAFGLADDMLSCQALAFPGPKLIAPAMNPRMWSAPATQRNWAMLDELGYIRIQPESGHVACGDTGTGRLAPVDEILIATLKAISPQDLAGKKVLISLGPTREPWDAVRFWSNPSSGTMGACMAMAAYLRGADVTVVTGPTALSFPAGISRVSVTTANQMFEACTDIWPEMDMGCLTAAVADYRPIPFGDQKYKKTTSAGEGITVEFETNQDILKTLGSTKKASQKLIGFAAETSNIRDEAARKLKTKNLDLIAANDISKSGSGFGVATNQMFVLDAQGRKEVWPQLPKTEVAWRLWDHLLLD; from the coding sequence ATGCAACCGCATTACACATTTGCCGGATTTATGGGCAAGCGTGTCCATCTCGGTGTTACCGGCTCCATTGCAGCTTACAAGATGCTTGACCTTGTGCGTTCCTTTCAGGAGGCCGACTGTATGGTTTCGGCAACCCTGACCGAATCATGCACTCGATTTATTCAGCCTTTGAGCTTTGAAGCATTGGATGCTTCGCCTGTTTATACGCGCATGTTTGAAGATACCCCCGGCTCCGAGACTGCTTTTGATCATCTCGAACCCGGACAAGTGGCAGATGTTATGCTTATTGCTCCTGCATCCGCCAATACCATGGCCAAACTCGCATTTGGTTTGGCGGACGATATGCTTTCCTGTCAGGCTCTCGCATTTCCCGGCCCCAAACTGATCGCTCCGGCCATGAACCCTCGCATGTGGTCTGCTCCAGCAACGCAGCGTAATTGGGCCATGCTCGACGAGTTGGGGTATATTCGCATTCAGCCCGAGTCCGGGCATGTTGCCTGTGGCGATACCGGCACCGGTCGTTTGGCTCCTGTTGATGAAATTCTCATTGCAACATTGAAGGCCATCAGCCCGCAGGATCTTGCTGGCAAAAAAGTTTTGATCTCCCTCGGGCCGACCCGTGAGCCATGGGATGCTGTTCGATTCTGGTCCAATCCGTCGAGTGGCACTATGGGAGCGTGCATGGCCATGGCTGCTTATTTGCGTGGCGCTGATGTTACTGTTGTGACCGGTCCAACCGCCCTCTCCTTCCCTGCCGGAATTTCCAGAGTCTCCGTCACCACGGCAAATCAGATGTTTGAGGCCTGTACGGATATATGGCCTGAAATGGATATGGGCTGTTTGACGGCCGCAGTAGCGGATTATCGGCCTATTCCTTTTGGTGACCAAAAATATAAGAAGACGACATCTGCCGGTGAAGGTATTACTGTTGAGTTCGAGACCAATCAGGATATTTTGAAAACCCTTGGTTCGACAAAAAAGGCTTCTCAAAAATTGATCGGCTTTGCCGCTGAGACCAGTAATATTAGAGATGAAGCTGCGCGGAAGCTTAAGACGAAGAATCTCGATCTTATCGCAGCCAATGATATTTCGAAATCCGGTAGTGGATTCGGTGTGGCCACAAACCAAATGTTTGTGTTGGACGCTCAGGGACGTAAAGAGGTTTGGCCGCAGTTGCCCAAAACCGAAGTGGCGTGGAGATTATGGGATCACCTTCTGCTCGATTGA